In Nocardia sputorum, a single genomic region encodes these proteins:
- a CDS encoding wax ester/triacylglycerol synthase family O-acyltransferase, which translates to MTELRPLDSGFMELEDADRHISLGIGAVAIIAGAPPGRPEFSDMVARSAERNPRLRQKVRRAPLDLATPVWEDDSDFDVTHHIRWTALPTPGDDPALCELVAAELEERLDRDHPLWQCVVVEHLAGDRWALFVKAHHSLVDGVSGISVFRSFCDPVPGEPDHPRSDTQGRRAGMRWLDAVRGVTRLPVVAPRSVLAVTRGLAPVVSAVVSPAAESSLNGPIGRQRRYAMARAALSDVHDIGAAFGVTVNDVVLASVAGAYRDLLAGRNERTAPDKLRILVPISMRSDKAKYLMDNRVTAVLPFLPIDMADPVERLNTIGERMSRHKSGGAAQAENSVLALAGLLPFAPLAWSLRLLARFPQRTVGALVTNVPGPRDQLTIRGRTVSEILPAVPIAMRVRTAVAVLSYADQLTFGITGDYDSAPDIAVLAEGIERDFRRLRERAGLRRPSRPEVSGP; encoded by the coding sequence ATGACAGAACTACGGCCCCTCGATTCGGGCTTCATGGAACTGGAGGACGCTGACCGGCACATCAGCCTCGGGATCGGCGCGGTGGCGATCATCGCCGGCGCTCCGCCGGGCAGGCCCGAGTTCAGCGACATGGTCGCCAGGAGCGCGGAGCGGAACCCACGCCTGCGCCAGAAGGTGCGGCGCGCGCCGCTGGACCTGGCTACGCCGGTCTGGGAGGACGACTCGGATTTCGATGTCACGCACCACATTCGGTGGACCGCGCTGCCCACGCCGGGTGACGACCCCGCATTGTGCGAACTGGTGGCGGCGGAACTGGAGGAGCGGCTCGATCGCGACCATCCGCTGTGGCAGTGCGTCGTCGTCGAACATCTCGCGGGAGACCGGTGGGCACTGTTCGTCAAAGCGCATCACAGCTTGGTGGACGGCGTGTCCGGGATATCCGTGTTCCGGAGTTTCTGCGATCCCGTGCCGGGGGAGCCGGATCACCCCAGGTCCGACACGCAGGGCCGCCGCGCCGGGATGCGGTGGCTCGATGCGGTCCGCGGAGTGACGCGGCTCCCCGTCGTCGCGCCACGGTCGGTGCTCGCGGTGACGCGCGGTCTGGCTCCGGTGGTGTCCGCCGTAGTGTCGCCGGCCGCCGAGTCCTCGCTCAACGGCCCCATCGGACGGCAACGCCGGTACGCGATGGCACGGGCCGCCCTGTCGGACGTGCACGACATCGGTGCCGCGTTCGGCGTCACGGTGAACGATGTCGTCCTGGCATCCGTCGCCGGCGCTTATCGCGACCTGCTGGCCGGCCGGAACGAGCGGACAGCTCCGGACAAACTGCGTATCCTCGTCCCGATCTCCATGCGGTCCGACAAGGCGAAATACCTGATGGACAATCGGGTTACGGCGGTGCTGCCGTTCCTGCCGATCGATATGGCCGATCCGGTGGAGCGGCTGAACACGATCGGTGAGCGGATGTCCAGGCACAAGTCGGGCGGTGCGGCGCAAGCCGAGAACTCGGTGCTCGCACTGGCCGGCCTGCTGCCGTTCGCGCCCCTGGCGTGGAGTCTCCGTCTGCTGGCGCGGTTCCCGCAACGAACCGTCGGCGCGCTGGTGACGAACGTGCCCGGCCCGCGTGACCAGCTGACCATCCGGGGGCGCACGGTATCGGAGATCCTGCCCGCCGTGCCGATCGCCATGCGAGTGCGCACCGCCGTCGCGGTGCTCAGCTACGCGGACCAGTTGACGTTCGGCATCACGGGAGATTACGACAGCGCCCCCGATATCGCGGTGCTCGCGGAGGGTATCGAGCGGGATTTCCGGCGGCTACGGGAGCGTGCCGGCCTCCGGCGACCGTCCCGGCCGGAGGTGAGCGGACCATGA
- a CDS encoding pyridoxamine 5'-phosphate oxidase family protein yields the protein MIASNGRVADNGVPARTMVEIDREEALRLLAGVAYGRVVFTRDALPAIRPVNHFVDAGLVIVRTRVTSRLTGTVRADPSVVVAYEADDIDAVTHVGWSVVVTGLARTVTDPERVERYTRLLRPWADAVMDTVIAIEPTIVTGVRLLGEQDQAAR from the coding sequence ATGATCGCATCGAACGGCCGTGTCGCGGACAACGGCGTCCCGGCCCGCACGATGGTCGAGATCGACCGCGAGGAGGCGTTGCGTCTGCTGGCCGGCGTCGCCTACGGCCGCGTCGTCTTCACCCGGGACGCATTGCCCGCGATCCGTCCGGTCAACCATTTCGTGGACGCCGGGCTGGTCATCGTGCGTACCCGGGTCACCTCGCGGCTCACCGGCACCGTCCGCGCCGATCCCTCCGTCGTCGTCGCCTACGAGGCCGACGACATCGATGCGGTGACCCACGTGGGCTGGTCGGTCGTGGTGACCGGCCTCGCCCGTACGGTCACCGACCCCGAACGGGTGGAGCGCTATACCCGACTGCTGCGGCCGTGGGCCGATGCGGTCATGGACACGGTCATCGCCATCGAACCCACGATCGTGACCGGTGTCCGGCTGCTCGGCGAGCAGGATCAGGCGGCGCGCTGA